A window from Planococcus maritimus encodes these proteins:
- a CDS encoding alpha/beta hydrolase → MKRKQPVPKKLIALLAVAFLACAGFVLASHLKEDETAAPVIGSAIYSPPPNIAEIAAHVEVVKDVRYHTSDNAFLDFYYPKDATGPLPVILWIHGGGFIGGSKDSRQDYGMTLANAGYLVANIDYALAPTQLYPGPVIQANEALSFLNGTAVQYGGDMERIFIGGDSAGAQIASQLAALQSNPALAETMDLTPAVTAEQLRGALLFCGLYDMATVRESGFPNIDFFLNAYTGAESFETFGSIHEMSTIQHVTPAYPDVFISAGDADPLEPQSVALAGSLRIKGVDVTEVFFRGTDKNLKHEYQYALDTNDGQETLQKTLEFLLEESQVQK, encoded by the coding sequence ATGAAACGCAAACAACCAGTTCCCAAAAAACTAATCGCCCTTCTTGCAGTGGCCTTTCTTGCCTGCGCAGGGTTTGTCCTCGCCAGCCATTTAAAAGAAGATGAGACAGCGGCGCCGGTCATCGGGTCGGCTATTTACAGTCCGCCTCCGAACATTGCGGAAATCGCTGCCCACGTGGAAGTGGTCAAAGACGTTCGTTATCACACATCCGATAATGCTTTTTTGGACTTCTATTATCCAAAAGACGCTACTGGCCCCTTACCTGTCATCCTATGGATTCACGGTGGCGGTTTTATCGGCGGATCAAAAGACAGCCGTCAAGATTATGGCATGACCCTCGCAAACGCCGGCTATTTGGTCGCCAATATCGATTACGCCTTGGCACCAACCCAGTTGTATCCAGGCCCCGTTATCCAAGCGAATGAAGCTTTGAGTTTCTTGAACGGGACTGCCGTACAATATGGCGGGGACATGGAAAGGATCTTTATCGGCGGTGATTCTGCTGGTGCGCAAATTGCCAGTCAGCTGGCCGCCCTGCAATCTAATCCGGCTCTTGCAGAGACAATGGATTTGACGCCGGCTGTCACTGCCGAGCAATTGCGCGGGGCCTTGTTGTTCTGTGGATTATACGATATGGCCACCGTCCGCGAGTCGGGCTTCCCGAATATCGACTTTTTTTTGAACGCCTATACGGGAGCTGAAAGTTTCGAGACTTTTGGCAGCATCCACGAGATGTCTACCATTCAGCACGTAACACCTGCTTATCCGGACGTGTTTATATCAGCTGGTGACGCCGATCCGCTTGAGCCACAATCGGTAGCACTGGCCGGCAGCCTGCGCATCAAAGGTGTCGATGTCACTGAGGTCTTCTTCCGTGGCACTGATAAAAACCTGAAGCACGAATATCAATACGCCTTGGATACGAACGATGGCCAGGAAACTCTCCAGAAAACCTTAGAGTTCCTGCTTGAAGAAAGCCAAGTGCAAAAATAA
- a CDS encoding nucleobase:cation symporter-2 family protein, protein MKKAFGEAALGLQHVLAMYAGAILVPLIVGAALGLTSEQLTYLVSIDILLCGVATLLQVFNSRYFGIGLPVVLGCTFTAVGPMIAIGGQYGISAIYGSILVSGLFVIAVSGFFGSLVRFFPPVVTGSVVTIIGITLIPVAINNMGGGQGAADFGSLSNIALSFGTLAFIILIYKFSRGFMRAVSILLGLIGGTVAAWFMGKVDFSPIAEASYFHMLQPFYFGMPTFEWSAILTMILVALVSLVESTGVYFALSDITKKEIKEKDLAKGYRSEGLAIFLGGIFNAFPYTAYSQNVGLIQMSGVKSRKIIFIAAIMLIVLGFVPKIGAMTTIIPTPVLGGAMIAMFGMVIAQGIKMLSGVISESQENSMIVACSVGLGLGVTVVPELFALLPAGVQILTSNGIVAGSLTAIGLNVVFHMLPSRKRKREAQAVQSSQTVTPH, encoded by the coding sequence ATGAAAAAAGCTTTCGGGGAAGCGGCACTCGGACTGCAACACGTGTTGGCGATGTACGCGGGAGCGATTCTCGTGCCCTTGATTGTCGGGGCAGCACTTGGATTGACGTCTGAACAATTGACTTATCTAGTGTCGATTGATATTTTATTATGCGGTGTCGCAACGCTGCTGCAAGTATTCAACTCGCGTTATTTTGGCATCGGCTTGCCGGTAGTGCTCGGTTGTACCTTTACGGCAGTGGGTCCGATGATTGCCATTGGCGGCCAATATGGCATCTCGGCAATTTACGGGTCGATCCTCGTTTCGGGCTTGTTTGTCATTGCCGTTTCCGGCTTTTTCGGCAGCCTCGTACGCTTTTTCCCGCCAGTCGTCACAGGTTCAGTGGTCACCATTATCGGCATCACGCTCATCCCAGTCGCCATCAATAATATGGGCGGTGGGCAAGGCGCGGCAGATTTCGGTTCGCTGTCCAATATTGCTTTGTCATTCGGGACTTTGGCCTTCATCATTCTCATTTATAAGTTTTCGCGCGGCTTTATGCGTGCCGTATCGATTCTTCTTGGCCTGATTGGCGGAACGGTAGCAGCCTGGTTTATGGGAAAAGTCGATTTCAGCCCAATTGCAGAAGCGTCTTACTTCCATATGCTGCAACCTTTCTATTTCGGCATGCCGACGTTTGAATGGTCTGCTATTCTTACGATGATCCTAGTAGCGCTTGTATCGCTCGTCGAATCGACGGGGGTCTACTTCGCACTCAGCGACATCACGAAAAAAGAAATCAAAGAAAAAGATTTGGCGAAAGGCTACCGGTCAGAAGGTTTGGCCATCTTCCTTGGCGGAATATTCAACGCCTTTCCCTACACAGCTTACTCGCAAAATGTCGGTTTGATTCAAATGTCCGGTGTGAAATCACGCAAAATTATCTTTATCGCGGCGATCATGCTGATTGTGCTAGGGTTCGTTCCGAAAATCGGCGCCATGACCACGATCATTCCGACACCGGTCCTTGGTGGTGCGATGATCGCGATGTTCGGTATGGTCATTGCGCAAGGCATCAAAATGCTGAGCGGCGTCATTTCAGAGTCGCAGGAAAATTCCATGATCGTCGCTTGTTCTGTCGGCCTTGGCCTGGGCGTAACCGTGGTTCCTGAGTTGTTTGCGTTATTGCCGGCTGGTGTTCAGATCCTGACTAGCAATGGCATCGTTGCCGGAAGTTTGACGGCGATTGGTTTGAATGTGGTCTTTCATATGCTGCCGTCACGCAAAAGAAAGCGCGAGGCGCAAGCTGTCCAATCCAGCCAAACGGTCACGCCCCATTAA